Proteins from one Triticum aestivum cultivar Chinese Spring chromosome 7A, IWGSC CS RefSeq v2.1, whole genome shotgun sequence genomic window:
- the LOC123153349 gene encoding uncharacterized protein, whose amino-acid sequence MMLMALLPRSPTIPPVLRATEAAAREVLLRLHPREEVAEQRRHRVIDYAKNLIGCKVVPRSNDVAYQHMLMVNVQAQPKIRIASINAAAKILVVGLPNVGKSTFFNIVTKVGSRAGNSRLAVKKIKAEKDPNKPTRPRALSSSSCESQSWFLVRFVLLLWDNFRKEYKEKHPDVKQVSMIGKAGGEKWKSMSDALENEKHAGALLLHTSGIVSGAVVLLEATGVMAALYGGDHKPSIHSIWLLCDGLRLFFGDVDILYDLKLLIFFVLILSLVRGKL is encoded by the exons ATGATGCTGATGGCGCTGCTGCCGCGGTCCCCGACCATCCCGCCGGTGCTGCGGGCCACAGAGGCGGCCGCCCGCGAGGTGCTACTGCGACTACACCcaagggaggaggtggcggagcagCGCCGACACAGGGTCATCGACTACGCTAAGAACCTCATCGGCTGCAAG GTTGTACCTCGTTCAAATGATGTTGCATATCAGCACATGCTAATGGTTAATGTGCAGGCTCAACCAAAAATCAGAATTGCCTCT ATAAATGCTGCTGCAAAGATATTAGTG GTGGGGTTACCCAATGTTGGCAAATCAACTTTCTTTAACATAGTAACAAAGGTGGGCTCCCGCGCTGGCAACTCCAG GCTTGCGGTGAAGAAGATTAAGGCTGAGAAGGACCCCAACAAGCCCACGCGCCCCCGAGCGCTTTCTTCATCTTCATGTGAGTCCCAGTCTTGGTTCCTGGTTCGATTCGTGTTGCTTCTGTG GGATAACTTCAGGAAGGAGTACAAGGAGAAGCACCCCGACGTCAAGCAGGTCTCCATG ATTGGTAAGGCCGGTGGTGAGAAGTGGAAGTCCATGAGTGATGCT ctggAGAACGAAAAACAT GCAGGTGCTCTGCTCTTGCACACGTCTGGCATCGTCTCCGGTGCGGTGGTGCTTCTTGAGGCGACCGGCGTGATGGCGGCTTTGTACGGCGGCGACCACAAGC CATCAATTCATAGTATTTGGCTTCTGTGTGATGGTCTGCGACTATTTTTTGGTGATGTGGATATACTTTATGATTTAAAGTTACTAATATTTTTTGTTTTGATTCTTTCTCTGGTGCGAGGAAAGCTGTGA